A DNA window from Daucus carota subsp. sativus chromosome 3, DH1 v3.0, whole genome shotgun sequence contains the following coding sequences:
- the LOC108212875 gene encoding F-box protein At5g42460-like, whose amino-acid sequence MHSEKEEEDERRKNATTLPEDLILAEILPRLPAKYLLGHRLVCKSWNSVFSTPAFVNSQLTHQLHNNSEEQDRIIVKRDGLIEGVDILSHIDSIRVRKVPCACDTLCGSVNGLVLMVSKPEKRFCLWNPAIGQVKLFDFPAPHLHLKNNGYYDYKALMFCYDSMSSPARQICIYSTNSATWTSLCIPQNLMLPGLRDYFWMLLGHSTIVKGTPYWSCSNSLTLPGEKHERKFFWTFKFVPEINEFRILPDLDSLKCCGDTFSIVNIKDRLVGMTYNSVTHGGTNMVDMYSLDNEEYSSGVWSKMYSIGPVYFCSNQRLLHAFRNGGEILIRGHSGTFAFYDPKTKEIKSIAGTTSTRIFFTELVGHRYSYTPSLVRVRGMKSMQNFSTNGELKEFTL is encoded by the coding sequence ATGCATAGCGAGAAAGAAGAAGAGGATGAGAGAAGAAAGAATGCGACGACACTGCCAGAAGATTTAATCCTTGCAGAAATACTCCCTCGATTACCAGCAAAATACTTGCTTGGGCACCGCCTTGTTTGTAAGTCCTGGAACTCTGTTTTCTCCACACCCGCTTTCGTAAATTCCCAACTCACTCATCAACTCCACAACAACTCTGAAGAACAAGATCGCATTATAGTAAAGCGGGATGGTCTTATCGAGGGAGTGGACATTCTCTCTCACATCGATTCGATTCGTGTCCGCAAAGTGCCTTGCGCTTGTGACACTTTGTGTGGTTCAGTTAATGGTTTAGTTTTAATGGTTTCTAAACCGGAAAAAAGATTTTGTCTATGGAACCCGGCTATTGGGCAAGTTAAGTTGTTTGATTTCCCCGCACCTCATCTTCATCTTAAGAATAATGGTTACTATGATTACAAGGCCTTGATGTTCTGCTATGATTCGATGTCATCTCCCGCTAGACAAATTTGTATTTACTCAACAAATTCCGCTACTTGGACTTCTTTGTGTATCCCTCAAAATCTCATGTTGCCCGGACTACGTGATTATTTTTGGATGTTACTAGGTCACTCTACCATTGTCAAGGGAACCCCTTACTGGAGTTGTTCTAATTCCTTGACTTTGCCCGGAGAGAAGCACGAACGTAAGTTCTTCTGGACGTTCAAGTTTGTGCCTGAAATCAACGAGTTCAGAATCCTTCCTGATTTAGATTCCCTCAAATGTTGTGGAGACACTTTTAGTATAGTCAACATCAAGGATCGTCTTGTTGGGATGACATATAACTCAGTAACACATGGAGGGACGAATATGGTGGATATGTATTCTTTGGACAACGAGGAATACAGTAGTGGTGTTTGGAGTAAGATGTACAGCATAGGACCGGTGTATTTTTGCTCCAACCAAAGGCTGCTGCACGCTTTTAGGAATGGTGGTGAAATATTGATCCGGGGACATTCTGGCACATTTGCTTTCTATGATCCCAAAACCAAAGAAATTAAGAGTATTGCCGGGACGACTAGCACTAGAATTTTCTTTACAGAGTTGGTTGGACATCGTTACAGTTATACGCCTAGTTTGGTCCGTGTTCGAGGAATGAAGTCCATGCAGAACTTTTCTACAAATGGAGAACTTAAGGAATTTACTTTGTAA
- the LOC108213681 gene encoding putative F-box protein At3g17490, protein MGELKNATTLPEDLMYAEILPRIPAKYILRCRLVCKSWNSVFSTPAFVNSHLARQLHNNSEENDRIIVQPCGFDGGVDVLSHSDSILVRKVPCACDNLCGSINGLVLMVSKPEKRYCLWNPATGQVKLFDFPPTHIEGDGGYVGGFCWDHVQNDYKALMFCYDSILSPPRQIYIYSTNSTTWTCLCNPQNLMLPGLHDSFWMLLGHSTIVKGTPYWSCSKFLTLPGEKHVREFFWTFKFVPEINEFRTLPDLDSLKCCGDTFSIVNIKDRLVGMTYNSVTHGGTNMVDMYSLDNEESSSGVWSKMYKIGPVNFGYNQRLLHAFRNGGEILIGGDSGTFACYDPKTEEIKSIAGTTSTRFSFRKFVGYRYNYTPSLVRVRGMKSIQNFSTKGELKEFAL, encoded by the coding sequence ATGGGAGAGCTAAAGAATGCCACGACACTTCCGGAAGATTTAATGTATGCAGAAATACTCCCCCGAATACCAGCAAAATATATTCTTCGATGTCGCCTCGTTTGTAAGTCCTGGAACTCTGTTTTCTCCACACCCGCTTTCGTCAATTCCCACCTCGCTCGTCAACTCCACAACAACTCTGAAGAAAATGATCGAATTATAGTACAGCCTTGTGGTTTTGACGGGGGAGTGGACGTTCTCTCCCACTCTGATTCAATTCTTGTCCGCAAAGTGCCTTGCGCTTGTGACAATTTGTGTGGTTCAATTAATGGTTTAGTTTTAATGGTTTCTAAACCGGAAAAAAGATATTGTTTATGGAACCCGGCTACTGGGCAAGTTAAGTTGTTTGATTTTCCCCCAACTCATATTGAAGGTGATGGTGGCTATGTCGGAGGATTTTGTTGGGATCATGTGCAGAACGATTACAAGGCCTTGATGTTTTGCTATGATTCGATCTTATCACCCCCTagacaaatttatatttactcAACAAATTCGACTACTTGGACTTGTTTGTGTAACCCTCAAAATCTCATGTTGCCCGGACTACATGATAGTTTTTGGATGTTACTAGGTCACTCTACCATTGTCAAGGGAACCCCTTACTGGAGTTGTTCTAAATTCTTGACTTTGCCAGGAGAGAAGCATGTACGTGAGTTCTTCTGGACGTTCAAGTTTGTGCCTGAAATCAACGAGTTCAGAACCCTTCCTGATTTAGATTCCCTCAAATGTTGTGGAGACACTTTTAGTATAGTCAACATCAAGGATCGTCTTGTTGGGATGACATATAACTCAGTAACACATGGAGGGACGAATATGGTGGATATGTATTCTTTGGACAACGAGGAATCCAGTAGTGGTGTTTGGAGTAAGATGTACAAAATAGGACCCGTGAATTTTGGCTACAATCAAAGGCTGCTGCACGCTTTTAGGAATGGTGGTGAAATATTGATCGGGGGAGATTCTGGCACATTTGCTTGCTATGATCCCAAAACCGAAGAAATTAAGAGTATTGCCGGGACAACTAGCACTAGATTTTCCTTTAGAAAGTTTGTTGGATATCGTTACAATTATACGCCTAGTTTGGTCCGTGTTCGAGGAATGAAGTCCATACAGAACTTTTCTACAAAGGGAGAACTTAAGGAATTCGCTTTGTAA
- the LOC108212876 gene encoding probable F-box protein At5g47300, with translation MGERKNATLPEDLIQSEILPRIPAKYILRCRLVCKSWNSVFSTPAFVNSHLTYQLHNNSEENDRIIVKRYGFNEEVDILSLTDSIRVPKVPCAIDTLFGSINGLIAMASTRGKKFCLWNPALGQVKLFDFPPLDGHYAGGFCWDHVHNDYKVLMFCHSISSRLRQICIYSTNSATWASLGIPQNLVLPGFMRWTSPGPSTIVNGTPYWSYPKSLTLPGEIRKRQFFSTFKFVPEIMSSGSFLI, from the coding sequence ATGGGAGAGCGAAAGAATGCGACACTGCCGGAAGATTTAATCCAATCAGAAATACTCCCTCGAATACCAGCAAAATACATTCTTCGATGTCGCCTGGTTTGTAAGTCCTGGAACTCTGTTTTCTCCACACCTGCTTTCGTAAATTCCCACCTCACTTATCAACTCCACAACAACTCTGAAGAAAATGATCGGATTATAGTAAAGCGTTATGGGTTTAACGAGGAAGTGGACATTCTCTCCCTCACCGATTCAATTCGTGTTCCTAAAGTGCCTTGCGCTATTGACACCTTGTTCGGTTCAATTAATGGTTTAATTGCAATGGCTTCTACACGGGGAAAAAAATTTTGTTTGTGGAACCCGGCTCTCGGGCAAGTTAAGTTGTTTGATTTCCCCCCACTTGATGGTCACTATGCCGGCGGATTCTGTTGGGATCATGTGCACAACGATTACAAGGTCTTGATGTTCTGCCACAGCATCTCTTCGCGGCTTAGACAAATTTGTATTTACTCAACAAATTCGGCTACTTGGGCTTCGTTGGGCATCCCTCAAAATCTCGTGTTGCCAGGATTTATGCGGTGGACGTCACCAGGTCCATCTACCATTGTGAATGGAACGCCTTACTGGAGTTATCCTAAATCCTTGACTTTGCCCGGAGAGATTCGTAAACGTCAGTTCTTCTCTACGTTCAAGTTTGTGCCTGAAATCATGAGTTCAGGCTCCTTCCTGATTTAG
- the LOC108212878 gene encoding putative F-box protein At3g17480, whose protein sequence is MAATSGKAKTPYERRSKISQIVCNQAAAAESSDHQKRMRERKNATTLPEDLILAEILPRIPAKYILRCRLVCKSWNSVFSTPAFVNSHLTHQLHNSEENDRIIIKRYGFNEQVDILSLTNSIRVPKVPCACDKLCGSINGLVLIVSTPRRRFCLWNPAIGQVRLFDFPPLDVHYAGFCWDHVQNDYKVLMFCHAISRQIFIYSTNSATWTSLPGFMLWMSPGPSTIVKGTPYWSYPISLTLPGEKLKRKFFSTFKFVPEINEFRILPDLDSLKCRGNNFNIANIRDRLVGMAYKLVNRGESNTMVDMYSLDDEESSSGVWSKMYSIGPVCLDSTQWLSQAFRNGGEILIRGDSGPCAFYDPKTKEIKSIAGTTSTFLREFGGRCYSYMPSLVRVRGMESMQNFSTNGVS, encoded by the coding sequence ATGGCAGCGACATCAGGCAAAGCTAAAACACCTTATGAGCGACGATCAAAAATCAGCCAAATTGTTTGCAACCAGGCGGCTGCAGCAGAATCATCAGATCATCAGAAGAGGATGAGAGAGCGAAAGAATGCGACGACACTGCCAGAAGATTTAATCCTTGCAGAAATACTCCCTCGAATACCAGCAAAATACATTCTTCGATGTCGCCTGGTTTGTAAGTCCTGGAACTCTGTTTTCTCCACACCCGCTTTCGTAAATTCCCACCTCACTCATCAACTCCACAACTCCGAAGAAAATGATCGTATCATAATAAAGCGTTATGGGTTTAACGAGCAAGTGGACATTCTCTCCCTCACCAATTCAATTCGTGTTCCTAAAGTGCCTTGCGCTTGTGACAAATTGTGTGGGTCAATTAATGGTTTAGTTTTAATCGTTTCTACACCGAGACGAAGATTTTGTTTATGGAACCCGGCTATCGGGCAAGTTAGGTTGTTTGATTTCCCCCCACTTGATGTTCACTATGCCGGATTTTGTTGGGATCATGTGCAGAACGATTACAAGGTCTTGATGTTCTGCCATGCCATCTCTagacaaatttttatttactcaACAAATTCTGCCACGTGGACTTCGTTGCCAGGATTTATGCTGTGGATGTCACCAGGTCCCTCTACCATTGTGAAGGGCACGCCTTACTGGAGTTATCCTATATCCTTGACTTTGCCCGGAGAGAAACTTAAACGTAAGTTCTTCTCTACGTTCAAGTTTGTACCTGAAATCAATGAGTTCAGGATCCTTCCTGATTTAGATTCGCTCAAATGCCGTGGAAACAATttcaatatagccaacatcAGGGATCGTCTTGTTGGGATGGCGTATAAATTAGTAAATCGTGGAGAGAGTAATACTATGGTGGATATGTATAGTTTGGACGACGAGGAATCTAGTAGCGGTGTTTGGAGTAAGATGTACAGTATTGGACCCGTATGCTTGGACTCCACTCAATGGCTGTCACAGGCTTTTAGGAATGGTGGTGAGATATTGATCCGGGGAGATTCTGGCCCGTGTGCTTTCTATGATCCCAAAACCAAGGAAATTAAGAGTATTGCTGGGACGACTAGCACTTTCTTAAGAGAGTTTGGTGGACGGTGTTACAGTTATATGCCTAGTTTGGTCCGTGTTCGAGGAATGGAGTCCATGCAGAATTTTTCTACAAATGGTGTTTCAtag
- the LOC108210580 gene encoding BTB/POZ domain-containing protein At1g03010, with protein sequence MGVATIAELKPSMSGRRTLRSSASTRHFVEWPISDVSSDLTVEVGTSSFALHKFLLISWSGRIQRLLQEAKDAKICRLIVTGVPGGAEAFELAAKFCYGVNIDINLSNVAMLRCAAHFLEMTEDFSDKNLIPRTESYIKETVLPSIPNSIAILHCCETLRPLSEEINLVSRVISAIANNVCKEQLTSGLSKLDHNFSTKSISSMETENPSDWWGKSLTVLGLDFFHRVLTAVKAKGLNQDTISRILINYAQSSLQGLVLRDPQSVRGSLSNIELQKKQRVAVEAIVGLLPTQSRKSTVPMAFLSSLLKSAITASAIISCRADLERRIGLQLDQAILEDILIPVNSHGSVYSPIYDTEVIMRIFSIFLNLDEDDDEDSHMRDDTEMMYDFDIPRSPKQSAIIKVSKLLDNFLAEVALDSNLSPSKFIALAELLPDHARLASDELYRAVDIFLKVHPNMKDSERYRLCKTIDCQKLSQEACSHAAQNERLPVQTAVQVLYFEQIRLRNAMTGGHNQFFFGSMHGQFPPRSGSGAASGCMSPRDNYASVRRENRELKLEVGRMRMRLTDLEKDHVSMKQELVKPHSANRLLRSVTRRLSKLHFMFKVKNVKNLSERTNSESRFFFQKRCYSVS encoded by the exons ATGGGAGTTGCTACAATTGCTGAATTGAAGCCAAGCATGTCAGGGAGAAGGACTCTTCGTTCTAGTGCAAGCACACGACATTTTGTGGAATG GCCAATCTCTGATGTTTCCAGCGACCTTACAGTTGAAGTAGGGACATCCAGTTTTGCTCTTCACAAA TTCCTTTTAATTTCTTGGAGTGGAAGAATCCAGAGGCTTTTACAGGAAGCGAAGGATGCAAAAATCTGTAGATTGATTGTCACAGGAGTTCCAGGTGGAGCAGAGGCGTTTGAGCTGGCTGCTAAATTCTGTTATGGAGTAAACATTGATATAAATCTATCAAACGTTGCTATGCTACGCTGTGCTGCTCATTTCCTTGAAATGACTGAGGATTTTTCAGATAAGAACCTAATACCCCGAACTGAATCATATATAAAGGAGACTGTCCTCCCAAGCATACCAAACTCGATAGCTATTCTTCACTGTTGTGAAACTCTACGACCACTATCAGAAGAGATCAACCTGGTGAGTAGGGTTATCAGTGCAATAGCAAATAATGTATGTAAAGAGCAGCTCACATCTGGCTTGTCCAAATTAGATCACAACTTCTCTACAAAATCAATATCGAGCATGGAAACAGAAAATCCTTCTGACTGGTGGGGAAAATCATTGACAGTCTTAGGTCTTGATTTCTTCCATAGAGTCCTTACTGCAGTAAAAGCAAAGGGTCTAAACCAAGATACAATCAGCCGAATTCTGATAAACTATGCTCAAAGTTCCCTTCAAGGCCTTGTTCTGAGGGATCCACAATCAGTCAGAGGAAGTTTATCTAACATAGAGCTGCAGAAGAAACAAAGGGTTGCTGTCGAGGCAATAGTTGGTTTATTACCAACGCAATCAAGGAAGAGCACAGTTCCAATGGCATTTCTTTCGAGTCTTCTAAAATCTGCAATAACAGCATCAGCAATTATATCTTGCAGAGCAGATCTAGAGAGGAGAATTGGATTGCAACTGGACCAAGCAATTCTTGAAGATATCCTGATTCCTGTAAACTCACATGGAAGCGTTTATAGTCCCATCTACGACACAGAAGTAATCATGAGGATCTTCtctattttcttaaatttggacgaggatgatgatgaggacAGTCATATGAGAGACGATACTGAAATGATGTATGATTTTGATATCCCTCGATCTCCAAAACAAAGTGCAATCATCAAAGTGTCAAAATTATTAGACAACTTTCTAGCAGAAGTTGCACTAGATTCAAATTTAAGTCCATCGAAGTTTATAGCATTGGCAGAATTACTCCCTGACCACGCTCGTCTAGCAAGTGATGAATTGTACAGAGCAGTAGATATCTTCCTCAAG GTTCATCCAAACATGAAGGACTCTGAGCGCTATCGCCTCTGCAAAACCATAGACTGCCAGAAACTATCTCAAGAAGCCTGCAGCCACGCAGCTCAAAACGAACGACTGCCAGTGCAGACAGCAGTCCAAGTCCTGTACTTTGAACAAATCAGGCTTCGCAATGCTATGACTGGGGGGCACAACCAATTCTTTTTCGGCTCAATGCATGGCCAGTTCCCTCCGCGTTCAGGCAGTGGTGCAGCAAGTGGCTGCATGTCTCCTCGAGACAACTATGCATCAGTGAGAAGGGAAAACAGAGAACTCAAACTCGAAGTAGGCCGAATGAGAATGAGACTAACTGACTTGGAAAAAGACCATGTTTCGATGAAACAGGAACTTGTGAAGCCACATTCTGCAAACAGGCTACTGAGATCAGTTACCAGGAGATTAAGCAAGCTGCATTTCatgtttaaagttaaaaatgtCAAGAATCTGAGTGAAAGGACCAATTCAGAgagcagatttttctttcaGAAAAGGTGTTACTCTGTTTCATAA
- the LOC108210581 gene encoding monolignol oxidoreductase AtBBE-like 15: MTIPSHILLPILSLLFFSKITWSVSSDDFLRCFSHSHGTSNIIFTPKNSSYSSILLARIDNLRFASPSTPKPVLIVTPLDESQIQTVIYCAKKTNIQIRIRDGGHDFEGQSYRATERFLLLDLINFRSVKINTKNKVAWIGAGLTLGELYYKISQKSSTLGFPAGLWSTVGVSGFLGGGGYGMMKRKFGLAADNTLDARFIDVNGRILNRKSMGEDLFWAIRGGGISSYGIVTLWKIKLVPVPKLVTIFGVVRTLEQNGSELFQEWQTISPNFESRDLDVRVVVDTIQSNSSPRTDKKTVRFIFQSLFLGRINKLLPIMQKSFPQLGLTRRDCTELSWIQSAPFFSNFSINTPPEILLNRSAIPRFPYKGKSSFVDHPISSKGLKGVWNRMLQLPTQVVLIQYTPFGGIMNEFSESSLPFPHRPGVLYMINIGITIDNNVKQRLRWIDELFRYYGPFVTKNPRTSYVNYLDLDLGTGNSSYEEASAWGKMYFKDNFDRLIKVKTAVDPDNFFRHEQSIPALFI, translated from the coding sequence ATGACCATACCATCTCACATCTTACTTCCCattctttctcttcttttcttctctAAAATCACCTGGTCAGTTTCATCAGATGATTTCCTCCGCTGCTTCTCACATTCTCACGGAacttcaaatattattttcaccCCGAAAAACTCCTCCTACTCCTCCATCCTCCTCGCAAGAATCGATAACTTGCGTTTCGCCTCCCCATCTACCCCGAAACCTGTACTCATTGTCacaccactagacgaatcccaAATCCAAACCGTCATTTATTGCGCCAAAAAAACCAACATTCAAATTCGAATCCGTGACGGCGGTCACGACTTCGAGGGCCAATCATATCGAGCAACAGAACGGTTTCTGTTGCTCGATTTGATCAACTTCCGATCCGTAAAAATAAATACCAAAAATAAAGTTGCATGGATCGGAGCGGGCCTAACACTAGGAGAACTTTACTATAAAATTTCGCAAAAAAGTTCTACTCTAGGTTTCCCCGCGGGCCTTTGGTCCACCGTTGGAGTTAGCGGCTTCTTAGGTGGCGGAGGCTACGGCATGATGAAGCGAAAATTCGGCCTCGCTGCTGATAACACCCTCGACGCTCGTTTCATCGATGTTAATGGAAGAATTCTTAATAGAAAATCAATGGGAGAAGATCTTTTCTGGGCCATCAGAGGAGGCGGAATTTCCAGCTATGGAATCGTCACTCTGTGGAAAATCAAACTCGTTCCTGTCCCGAAACTTGTGACAATTTTTGGAGTCGTGAGAACTCTGGAACAGAACGGATCAGAACTTTTTCAAGAATGGcaaacaatctcccccaacttcgAGAGCAGGGATCTAGATGTTCGAGTCGTCGTAGACACTATCCAGAGCAATTCAAGTCCTCGGACAGATAAAAAGACTGTGAGATTCATTTTCCAGTCTTTATTCCTCGGTAGAATTAATAAACTTCTCCCGATCATGCAAAAAAGCTTCCCTCAATTAGGCCTAACGCGACGAGACTGCACCGAGCTGAGCTGGATTCAATCAGCCCCATTCTTCTCAAACTTCTCAATCAACACTCCCCCTGAAATTCTACTCAACAGGAGTGCCATTCCAAGGTTCCCTTACAAAGGCAAATCCAGCTTCGTCGATCATCCCATTTCGTCAAAAGGCCTAAAGGGTGTCTGGAACAGAATGCTCCAGCTCCCCACACAAGTAGTCTTGATCCAGTACACGCCCTTTGGAGGGATCATGAACGAGTTTTCGGAGTCCTCCCTGCCCTTCCCTCACAGGCCTGGAGTCCTGTACATGATCAACATTGGGATCACTATCGATAATAATGTGAAACAAAGGCTTCGATGGATCGATGAGCTGTTTAGGTACTATGGTCCATTTGTTACCAAGAATCCGAGGACTTCTTATGTGAATTATCTTGATCTTGATCTTGGAACAGGGAACTCCAGCTATGAAGAAGCTAGTGCTTGGGGAAAAATGTACTTTAAGGATAATTTTGACAGGTTGATTAAGGTGAAAACTGCTGTGGATCCTGATAATTTCTTCAGGCATGAGCAGAGCATCCCTGCTCTTTTCATATGA
- the LOC108213572 gene encoding monothiol glutaredoxin-S1 translates to MAMVMSLGAETPVVIFSKTSCCMSHSIIKLIQTFGANPRVHELDEHPNGQQLERELKALGRKKCTPAVFIGKELIGGANEVMTLHVEGKLVPLLLNANAIWL, encoded by the coding sequence ATGGCTATGGTCATGAGTCTGGGAGCAGAAACACCAGTAGTGATCTTCAGCAAAACATCTTGCTGCATGTCCCACAGCATCATAAAACTAATCCAAACATTCGGGGCAAATCCAAGAGTCCACGAGCTCGATGAGCATCCAAATGGGCAGCAGCTGGAGAGGGAACTCAAGGCATTAGGCCGTAAAAAATGCACTCCAGCTGTGTTCATAGGAAAGGAACTAATCGGCGGAGCTAATGAAGTCATGACACTCCATGTAGAAGGCAAACTAGTCCCACTTCTGTTGAACGCCAACGCGATATGGCTGTAG